A single genomic interval of Mycteria americana isolate JAX WOST 10 ecotype Jacksonville Zoo and Gardens chromosome 20, USCA_MyAme_1.0, whole genome shotgun sequence harbors:
- the CTTNBP2NL gene encoding CTTNBP2 N-terminal-like protein isoform X1, which produces MNLEKLSKPELLTLFSILEGELEARDLVIEALKAQHRDTFIEERYGKYNISDPLMALQRDFETLKEGNHGEKQPVCSNPLSILKVVMKHCKNMQERMLSQLAAAESRHRKVILDLEEERQRHAQDTAEGDDVTYMLEKERERLTQQLEFEKSQVKKFEKEQKKLSSQLEEERARHKQLSSMLVVECKKATAKAAEEGQKTAELSLKLEKEKSKVSKLEEELASKRKRGLQMEAQVEKQLSEFDIEREQLKAKLNREENRTKALKEEVECLKKALKELEASCQQHSPAEPLQPSPSVMSRGVATDSPTVKSVSCQTECLQADRANPASTSKAVHAVFPSPTTPTHSYAKSNGHCDTDMQTGSELLQTSAAENQVQKEKSAGAASENAVENGSSPVRTESPVHLMSQLPSSGVSLSPSGTAASSLTPSPCSSPVLTKRLVGASASSPGYQSSYQVGINQRFHAARHKFQSQAEQDHQSSGLQSPPSRDLSPTLADNSAAKQLARNTVTQVLSRFTSQQGPIKPVSPNSSPFGTDYRNLANAVSPKNESGHSPSPGKVSSPLSPLSPGIKSPTIPRAERGNPPPIPPKKPGLAQSPAAPAPLTKTSSQASSLGAPMDVASSCSSNTVVSNGKDIEILLPTSS; this is translated from the exons GCCCAGCATAGAGACACGTTCATTGAAGAACGCTATGGGAAGTATAACATCAGTGATCCATTAATGGCTTTGCAGAGGGATTTTGAGACCCTGAAAGAGGGAAACCATGGTGAAAAGCAACCAGTATGCTCCAATCCGTTATCTATTTTGAAAGTGGTGATGAAACATTGCAAGAATATGCAGGAAAGAATGTTATCCCAActagctgctgcagaaagcaggcACAGAAAG GTGATCCTGGACCTGGAGGAGGAGCGACAGCGGCACGCCCAGGACACGGCGGAGGGGGACGATGTCACCTACATGCTGGAGAAGGAGCGGGAGCGGCTCACCCAGCAG TTGGAGTTTGAAAAATCCCAAgtgaaaaagtttgaaaaagaacagaagaagctGTCAagccagctggaggaggaaagggcacGCCACAAGCAACTGTCTTCCATGCTTGTAGTGGAGTGCAAGAAAGCCACTGCCAAAGCAGCTGAAGAGGGGCAGAAGACAGCAGAATTGAGCTTGAaattggaaaaagagaagagtaagGTGAGTAAACTGGAAGAGGAGCTGGCGTCCAAGAGGAAGCGGGGTTTACAGATGGAAGCACAAGTAGAAAAGCAGCTCTCAGAGTTTGACATTGAAAGAGAACAGCTGAAAGCCAAgctgaacagagaagaaaaccGTACAAAAGCACTCAAAGAAGAGGTGGAATGTCTGAAGAAAGCCCTGAAAGAGCTGGAGGCTTCTTGCCAGCAGCACAGTCCTGCCGAGCCTTTGCAGCCAAGCCCCTCGGTGATGTCCAGAGGTGTTGCAACTGACAGTCCCACAGTGAAGTCTGTGTCTTGCCAGACAGAGTGTCTGCAGGCAGACCGAGCAAATCCTGCCAGCACAAGCAAAGCTGTGCACGCCGTGTTTCCCAGCCCTACTACACCTACTCATTCCTATGCAAAATCCAACGGTCATTGTGACACAGACATGCAGACGGGTAGTGAGCTACTGCAGACCAGTGCAGCAGAGAACCAAGTTCAAAAGGAGAAATCTGCTGGTGCCGCCTCAGAAAACGCAGTTGAGAATGGAAGTTCTCCTGTAAGAACAGAGTCACCGGTGCATCTGATGTCCCAGCTCCCTTCTAGTGGGGTCTCCCTGTCTCCCAGCGGCACAGCTGCCTCCTCTCTAACGCCTTCGCCCTGCTCCTCGCCAGTGCTGACTAAACGCTTAGTGGGAGCTTCAGCAAGCAGCCCTGGTTACCAGTCATCCTACCAGGTGGGGATCAATCAGCGCTTCCATGCGGCTCGGCACAAGTTTCAGTCTCAAGCTGAACAGGACCATCAGTCCAGTGGTCTGCAGAGCCCACCGTCACGGGATTTGTCTCCTACTCTAGCAGATAACTCTGCCGCTAAGCAGTTGGCCCGCAATACAGTCACTCAGGTCCTTTCCAGATTTACCAGCCAGCAGGGACCTATTAAACCCGTCTCCCCCAACAGCTCACCTTTTGGCACGGACTATCGAAATCTGGCAAATGCTGTGAGCCCCAAAAACGAATCTGGTCATTCTCCAAGCCCCGGCAAGGTTTCCAGTCCACTAAGCCCGTTGTCTCCTGGAATTAAGTCACCGACCATTCCTAGAGCAGAAAGAGGGAACCCTCCACCCATTCCTCCAAAGAAACCCGGCCTCGCTCAGtcacctgctgctcctgctccactaACCAAAACCTCTTCCCAGGCATCCTCTCTGGGTGCCCCCATGGACGTGGCAAGCAGCTGCTCTAGCAACACCGTGGTGTCAAATGGCAAAGACATTGAGATACTCCTGCCAACGAGCAGCTAG
- the CTTNBP2NL gene encoding CTTNBP2 N-terminal-like protein isoform X2 translates to MALQRDFETLKEGNHGEKQPVCSNPLSILKVVMKHCKNMQERMLSQLAAAESRHRKVILDLEEERQRHAQDTAEGDDVTYMLEKERERLTQQLEFEKSQVKKFEKEQKKLSSQLEEERARHKQLSSMLVVECKKATAKAAEEGQKTAELSLKLEKEKSKVSKLEEELASKRKRGLQMEAQVEKQLSEFDIEREQLKAKLNREENRTKALKEEVECLKKALKELEASCQQHSPAEPLQPSPSVMSRGVATDSPTVKSVSCQTECLQADRANPASTSKAVHAVFPSPTTPTHSYAKSNGHCDTDMQTGSELLQTSAAENQVQKEKSAGAASENAVENGSSPVRTESPVHLMSQLPSSGVSLSPSGTAASSLTPSPCSSPVLTKRLVGASASSPGYQSSYQVGINQRFHAARHKFQSQAEQDHQSSGLQSPPSRDLSPTLADNSAAKQLARNTVTQVLSRFTSQQGPIKPVSPNSSPFGTDYRNLANAVSPKNESGHSPSPGKVSSPLSPLSPGIKSPTIPRAERGNPPPIPPKKPGLAQSPAAPAPLTKTSSQASSLGAPMDVASSCSSNTVVSNGKDIEILLPTSS, encoded by the exons ATGGCTTTGCAGAGGGATTTTGAGACCCTGAAAGAGGGAAACCATGGTGAAAAGCAACCAGTATGCTCCAATCCGTTATCTATTTTGAAAGTGGTGATGAAACATTGCAAGAATATGCAGGAAAGAATGTTATCCCAActagctgctgcagaaagcaggcACAGAAAG GTGATCCTGGACCTGGAGGAGGAGCGACAGCGGCACGCCCAGGACACGGCGGAGGGGGACGATGTCACCTACATGCTGGAGAAGGAGCGGGAGCGGCTCACCCAGCAG TTGGAGTTTGAAAAATCCCAAgtgaaaaagtttgaaaaagaacagaagaagctGTCAagccagctggaggaggaaagggcacGCCACAAGCAACTGTCTTCCATGCTTGTAGTGGAGTGCAAGAAAGCCACTGCCAAAGCAGCTGAAGAGGGGCAGAAGACAGCAGAATTGAGCTTGAaattggaaaaagagaagagtaagGTGAGTAAACTGGAAGAGGAGCTGGCGTCCAAGAGGAAGCGGGGTTTACAGATGGAAGCACAAGTAGAAAAGCAGCTCTCAGAGTTTGACATTGAAAGAGAACAGCTGAAAGCCAAgctgaacagagaagaaaaccGTACAAAAGCACTCAAAGAAGAGGTGGAATGTCTGAAGAAAGCCCTGAAAGAGCTGGAGGCTTCTTGCCAGCAGCACAGTCCTGCCGAGCCTTTGCAGCCAAGCCCCTCGGTGATGTCCAGAGGTGTTGCAACTGACAGTCCCACAGTGAAGTCTGTGTCTTGCCAGACAGAGTGTCTGCAGGCAGACCGAGCAAATCCTGCCAGCACAAGCAAAGCTGTGCACGCCGTGTTTCCCAGCCCTACTACACCTACTCATTCCTATGCAAAATCCAACGGTCATTGTGACACAGACATGCAGACGGGTAGTGAGCTACTGCAGACCAGTGCAGCAGAGAACCAAGTTCAAAAGGAGAAATCTGCTGGTGCCGCCTCAGAAAACGCAGTTGAGAATGGAAGTTCTCCTGTAAGAACAGAGTCACCGGTGCATCTGATGTCCCAGCTCCCTTCTAGTGGGGTCTCCCTGTCTCCCAGCGGCACAGCTGCCTCCTCTCTAACGCCTTCGCCCTGCTCCTCGCCAGTGCTGACTAAACGCTTAGTGGGAGCTTCAGCAAGCAGCCCTGGTTACCAGTCATCCTACCAGGTGGGGATCAATCAGCGCTTCCATGCGGCTCGGCACAAGTTTCAGTCTCAAGCTGAACAGGACCATCAGTCCAGTGGTCTGCAGAGCCCACCGTCACGGGATTTGTCTCCTACTCTAGCAGATAACTCTGCCGCTAAGCAGTTGGCCCGCAATACAGTCACTCAGGTCCTTTCCAGATTTACCAGCCAGCAGGGACCTATTAAACCCGTCTCCCCCAACAGCTCACCTTTTGGCACGGACTATCGAAATCTGGCAAATGCTGTGAGCCCCAAAAACGAATCTGGTCATTCTCCAAGCCCCGGCAAGGTTTCCAGTCCACTAAGCCCGTTGTCTCCTGGAATTAAGTCACCGACCATTCCTAGAGCAGAAAGAGGGAACCCTCCACCCATTCCTCCAAAGAAACCCGGCCTCGCTCAGtcacctgctgctcctgctccactaACCAAAACCTCTTCCCAGGCATCCTCTCTGGGTGCCCCCATGGACGTGGCAAGCAGCTGCTCTAGCAACACCGTGGTGTCAAATGGCAAAGACATTGAGATACTCCTGCCAACGAGCAGCTAG